In Andreesenia angusta, the following are encoded in one genomic region:
- the addA gene encoding helicase-exonuclease AddAB subunit AddA — MANWTDDQLEAIESRGQNLLVSAAAGSGKTAVLVERIIRMVVEDGVDIDRLMIVTFTNAAAGEMRERIMGALVDKLEIEGESENIRRQISLLNRASITTVHSFCINVLRKNFHFLDLDPNFRIADATETKILVQEALEELLEDEYGQEEPDFVKLVESYSEDKGDLKLESLILKVYYFIQSQPYPLKWLFEKVENLNVSKEELLKSQWLESSMQEIGEELEECAKILEKAKMLAEEDEILFEKYGQTVIEDIASLKSLKRALEEGGFETLQREIMLLSHSRLKTLKKDEVEESLKQEVKALRDEYKAIVGKLKDGILKKDLEDYRRDMIEMYPAISSLAKLVEKFTQRYGEKKSERGILDFNDLEHMTLELLEREEVSSSLRDKYEYIFVDEYQDSNIVQETIVKKICRENNLFLVGDVKQSIYRFRLADPTLFIEKYFEYDKEGNSKSSRVDLSRNFRSRKQIIDGVNFLFKQLMSERLGEIDYGEDAYLYTGAEYGDIYDNSIELNIVDKKIKAPEEGGALSETDMELEDMQTAEVEAHFIADKIKSLAGEKTYDAKKGEYRDIDYKDMVILLRTMKNWAGVYEEVFVKEGIPIYTDDSSGYFEAMEVKVFLNLLSIVDNRAQDLPLLSVMRSPIGKFKVEELVAIRLHDRTSSYHRALEKYIEEVDDELSEKLLDFKSKVDRWKRESRYYKLDEFIWKLLVETSYYNYVGGMVNGDQRQANLRMLVDRADEFEKASINGLFNFIRFSDKLKDINGDMGTAKTIGENENVVRIMSIHKSKGLEFPVVFCGGLGKQFNKSDTRDELLLHKDLGIGAKYVDLESRRYGSSLPELAIKKKLSVENLSEELRILYVAFTRAKDKLFMYGTVNGLEKSCEKWSRGTNTHTLLKASCLLDWVCMALSKHPDGKDILARGGCSAEGIPLLEDESEWTVNFLEKAEILNIQSQEALEKKEKKKVLESYRGDRDGDVRREVERRFSWSYPFEEATETPSKVSVTYLKNLEIGKSYELKIPELVEYPSFMAEEKTLSAADRGTLNHRVLEKIPFDRSWSSEELEQYLKESTENGEFTEEELENLDIAGLELFLSSDIYSRILKSESVKREQPFVYANTEERELYIQGIIDCYFEEDGEYVIVDYKTDKVESESQLAKRYSGQLGLYREALESISKKRVKVSYIYSLHLGKEIEV; from the coding sequence ATGGCTAACTGGACAGATGATCAACTAGAGGCCATAGAAAGCAGGGGGCAAAATTTGCTTGTCTCGGCCGCAGCAGGCTCCGGAAAGACGGCGGTGCTGGTGGAGAGGATAATAAGGATGGTGGTGGAAGACGGCGTCGACATAGACAGGCTTATGATAGTCACCTTCACCAATGCCGCCGCCGGAGAGATGAGAGAGCGTATAATGGGGGCGCTTGTAGATAAGCTGGAGATAGAGGGGGAGTCTGAGAATATAAGAAGGCAGATATCCCTTCTAAACAGGGCCTCTATAACTACGGTGCACTCCTTTTGTATAAATGTGCTCAGAAAAAACTTTCACTTTCTGGACTTGGACCCTAATTTCAGGATAGCGGACGCCACAGAGACTAAGATACTAGTGCAGGAAGCGCTAGAAGAGCTGCTAGAGGACGAGTACGGCCAGGAAGAGCCGGACTTTGTAAAGCTCGTGGAGTCCTACTCAGAGGACAAGGGTGACCTCAAGTTGGAGAGCCTTATACTTAAAGTCTACTACTTTATCCAGAGTCAGCCGTATCCGCTGAAATGGCTTTTCGAGAAAGTCGAGAACTTGAACGTCTCGAAAGAAGAGCTTCTGAAAAGCCAGTGGCTGGAGTCTTCTATGCAGGAGATAGGCGAGGAACTGGAGGAGTGCGCAAAGATACTGGAAAAGGCCAAGATGCTTGCGGAAGAGGACGAAATACTGTTTGAGAAATACGGCCAGACCGTCATAGAGGACATAGCATCGCTTAAGTCTCTGAAGAGGGCGCTAGAGGAAGGCGGATTCGAAACGCTTCAGAGGGAGATCATGCTGCTGTCGCACTCGAGGCTTAAAACTCTGAAAAAAGACGAGGTCGAGGAATCGCTTAAGCAGGAGGTGAAGGCGCTTAGAGACGAGTACAAGGCCATAGTCGGGAAGCTTAAAGATGGCATACTCAAAAAAGACTTAGAGGACTACAGAAGAGATATGATCGAAATGTACCCAGCCATATCCAGCTTGGCCAAGCTGGTTGAAAAGTTCACTCAGAGGTACGGAGAGAAAAAATCAGAGCGAGGGATACTCGACTTCAACGATCTAGAGCATATGACACTTGAACTGCTGGAGAGGGAAGAGGTCAGCAGCTCTTTAAGAGACAAGTATGAATATATATTCGTGGACGAGTACCAGGACAGCAATATAGTGCAGGAGACCATAGTCAAGAAGATTTGTAGAGAAAACAACCTTTTTCTGGTGGGTGACGTCAAGCAGAGTATATATAGGTTTAGGCTGGCCGACCCGACTCTCTTTATAGAGAAGTACTTTGAGTATGATAAAGAGGGGAACAGCAAGAGCAGTAGGGTAGACCTCTCCAGGAACTTCAGAAGCAGAAAGCAGATCATAGACGGGGTCAACTTTCTGTTCAAGCAGCTTATGTCGGAAAGGCTTGGGGAGATAGACTACGGGGAAGATGCGTACCTCTATACGGGAGCCGAGTACGGGGATATATATGACAACAGCATAGAGCTTAACATAGTGGACAAGAAGATAAAAGCGCCGGAAGAAGGCGGAGCACTGAGCGAGACTGATATGGAGCTTGAAGACATGCAGACAGCGGAAGTGGAGGCCCATTTTATCGCAGACAAGATAAAGTCGCTAGCAGGAGAAAAGACTTACGACGCTAAAAAAGGTGAGTACAGAGATATAGACTACAAGGACATGGTCATACTCCTGAGGACCATGAAAAACTGGGCCGGAGTGTACGAAGAGGTGTTTGTAAAAGAGGGGATACCGATATACACAGACGATAGCTCGGGCTACTTCGAAGCTATGGAGGTCAAGGTGTTCTTGAATTTGCTCTCGATTGTAGACAACAGGGCGCAGGACCTTCCGTTGCTCAGCGTTATGAGGTCGCCCATAGGCAAGTTCAAAGTGGAGGAGCTTGTAGCCATAAGGCTTCACGACAGGACATCTAGTTACCACAGGGCCTTGGAGAAGTATATAGAAGAGGTGGACGACGAACTTTCGGAAAAGCTCCTGGACTTCAAGTCAAAAGTGGACAGGTGGAAGAGAGAGAGCAGATACTACAAGCTGGACGAATTCATCTGGAAACTCCTAGTCGAGACAAGCTACTACAACTACGTGGGGGGAATGGTGAACGGAGACCAGAGACAGGCCAACCTTAGAATGCTGGTGGACAGGGCCGACGAGTTCGAGAAAGCTTCGATAAACGGGCTGTTCAACTTTATAAGGTTCTCCGACAAGCTAAAAGACATAAACGGGGATATGGGTACGGCGAAGACTATAGGCGAAAATGAAAATGTAGTCAGGATAATGAGCATACACAAGAGCAAGGGGCTTGAGTTTCCGGTGGTGTTCTGCGGAGGGCTTGGAAAACAGTTCAACAAGTCGGATACAAGAGACGAGCTGCTGCTCCACAAGGACTTGGGGATAGGGGCCAAGTACGTGGACCTTGAAAGCAGAAGGTACGGAAGTTCGCTTCCAGAGCTGGCCATAAAAAAGAAGCTCTCAGTTGAAAACCTCTCTGAAGAGCTCAGAATACTGTACGTGGCCTTTACAAGGGCCAAAGACAAGCTCTTTATGTACGGAACCGTAAACGGATTGGAAAAAAGCTGCGAAAAGTGGTCCAGGGGAACAAACACCCACACTCTGCTGAAGGCCAGCTGTCTTCTGGACTGGGTCTGCATGGCGCTTTCAAAGCATCCAGACGGAAAGGACATACTCGCACGTGGAGGCTGTTCAGCCGAGGGCATCCCTCTGCTTGAAGACGAGTCTGAATGGACCGTGAACTTTCTAGAGAAAGCCGAGATACTGAATATTCAGAGCCAGGAAGCCCTTGAAAAAAAGGAAAAGAAAAAAGTGCTGGAGAGCTATAGAGGAGACAGAGATGGGGATGTGAGGCGAGAGGTGGAGCGAAGGTTCAGCTGGAGCTACCCTTTCGAGGAGGCCACAGAGACACCTTCCAAGGTAAGCGTGACATATCTGAAGAATCTGGAGATTGGAAAATCATATGAGCTTAAAATACCAGAGCTTGTGGAGTATCCAAGCTTTATGGCGGAGGAAAAGACTCTTAGCGCCGCAGACAGAGGTACTTTGAACCACAGAGTGCTTGAAAAGATCCCTTTTGACAGAAGCTGGAGCAGTGAGGAGCTGGAGCAATACCTGAAAGAGTCAACGGAAAACGGCGAGTTTACAGAGGAAGAGCTTGAAAATTTGGACATCGCCGGACTGGAGCTCTTCTTGAGTTCCGATATATACAGTAGGATTCTGAAGTCAGAGAGCGTCAAGAGGGAGCAGCCTTTCGTATACGCCAATACGGAAGAGAGAGAGCTGTATATACAGGGTATAATAGACTGCTACTTTGAAGAAGATGGGGAATACGTGATCGTGGACTACAAGACGGACAAGGTGGAAAGCGAATCGCAGCTTGCGAAGAGGTACTCGGGACAGCTTGGCCTCTACAGAGAGGCGCTGGAGTCCATAAGCAAGAAAAGAGTAAAAGTCAGCTATATATACTCCCTTCACCTCGGAAAAGAGATAGAAGTTTAA
- a CDS encoding glutamine--tRNA ligase/YqeY domain fusion protein: MSEVKVPSNFIKNIVIEDLESKKHSEIITRFPPEPNGYLHIGHAKSIVLNFELADEFGGTTNLRFDDTNPSKEEDEYVNSIKEDVAWLGYEWDNLFFASNYFEEMYKRAVLLIEKGKAFVCDLSAEEIREYRGTLKEPGKNSPYRDRSVEENLDLFERMRNGEFQDGEKVLRAKIDMSSSNINMRDPVIYRILHQNHHNTGDAWCIYPMYDYAHPLEDAIEGITHSLCTLEFEDHRPVYDWFVKECEMESVPRQIEFARLNVTNTVMSKRKLKQLVDNGIVDGWDDPRLPTISGLRRRGYTPDAIKSFCREIGVSKSNSLVDEQMLQHFIREDLKVKAPRVMAVLDPLKLVITNYPEGEVEYLEAENNSDNESLGSRKIPFSREIYIERDDFMEEPVPKYHRLYPGNEVRLKNAYFVKCESFVKDEDGNVTEIHCTYDPETKSGSGFTARKVKSTIHWVDASTAAEAEFRLYEPLIDESEAEGDFLENINENSLEIMNGYIEGEVAGAKPQDKFQFFRHGYFNTDPKSENSEKPVFNRIVSIKSKFKISK, encoded by the coding sequence ATGAGCGAAGTAAAAGTTCCATCAAATTTTATAAAAAACATAGTCATAGAGGATTTAGAGAGCAAGAAGCACAGCGAAATAATAACCAGGTTTCCGCCTGAGCCAAACGGATACCTTCACATAGGCCATGCCAAGTCTATAGTCTTGAACTTTGAGCTGGCGGACGAGTTCGGAGGCACTACAAACCTGAGGTTTGACGACACCAACCCGTCTAAAGAGGAAGACGAGTATGTAAACTCCATAAAAGAGGATGTAGCGTGGCTTGGCTACGAGTGGGACAATCTCTTTTTCGCTTCAAACTACTTTGAAGAGATGTACAAGAGAGCTGTGCTACTCATAGAGAAGGGCAAGGCCTTTGTATGCGACCTTTCAGCCGAGGAGATAAGAGAGTACAGAGGCACGCTTAAGGAGCCAGGCAAGAACAGCCCATATAGGGACAGAAGCGTAGAGGAGAATTTGGACCTATTTGAGAGAATGAGAAACGGGGAATTCCAAGATGGGGAGAAAGTGCTTAGAGCCAAGATAGATATGAGCTCTTCTAATATAAATATGAGGGATCCTGTAATATACAGGATACTTCATCAAAATCACCACAATACGGGCGACGCTTGGTGCATCTACCCTATGTACGACTATGCGCACCCTCTAGAAGATGCCATAGAAGGCATAACTCACTCGCTTTGCACACTGGAGTTTGAAGACCACAGACCTGTGTACGACTGGTTTGTAAAAGAGTGCGAGATGGAGAGTGTGCCTAGGCAGATAGAGTTTGCAAGGCTGAACGTGACCAACACTGTTATGAGCAAGAGAAAGCTGAAGCAGCTTGTGGACAACGGAATAGTGGACGGATGGGACGACCCTAGGCTTCCGACTATCTCGGGGCTTAGAAGAAGGGGATACACTCCGGACGCTATAAAGAGCTTCTGTAGGGAGATAGGGGTTTCAAAGAGCAACAGCCTTGTGGACGAGCAGATGTTGCAGCATTTCATAAGAGAAGATTTGAAAGTAAAGGCTCCTAGGGTGATGGCTGTGCTGGATCCGCTTAAGCTAGTCATAACCAACTACCCTGAAGGAGAAGTGGAGTATCTAGAGGCTGAGAACAACTCGGACAACGAGTCGCTTGGATCTAGAAAGATACCTTTCTCAAGAGAGATTTATATAGAGAGAGACGACTTTATGGAGGAACCTGTGCCTAAGTACCACAGGCTTTACCCTGGAAATGAAGTTAGGCTCAAGAATGCATACTTTGTGAAATGTGAGAGCTTCGTAAAAGACGAAGACGGAAACGTCACAGAGATACACTGCACATACGACCCGGAGACCAAGAGTGGAAGCGGGTTTACAGCAAGAAAAGTCAAGAGCACAATACACTGGGTGGACGCAAGCACGGCAGCAGAAGCTGAGTTCAGGCTTTACGAGCCGCTTATAGATGAAAGCGAAGCGGAGGGAGACTTCCTCGAGAACATAAATGAGAATTCACTTGAGATCATGAACGGATATATAGAAGGGGAAGTCGCGGGGGCGAAGCCCCAGGACAAGTTCCAGTTCTTCAGACATGGGTATTTCAATACAGACCCTAAGAGTGAAAACTCAGAGAAGCCTGTCTTTAACAGAATAGTTTCAATAAAGAGCAAGTTTAAAATAAGTAAATAG
- the argC gene encoding N-acetyl-gamma-glutamyl-phosphate reductase, with translation MIKAGVIGATGYVGTELIRLLEKHSDVELKYITSKSYVGKSYDEIYENYRGVFDMECHEQDIEKIADEVDVIFMALPHGIASKEIDEKILEKAKVIDIGADYRISDQEVYESWYNTEHGSPELLKEAVYGLCELKREEVKKTRIVANPGCYPTCSILSLSPILKEGLVEEDSIIIDAKSGVTGAGRSLNIGTHYTECNESFKAYGIASHRHTPEIEEQLSEVSGSDIVLNFTPHLVPMNRGILVTAYAKLKSPKSYEEIKAVYEKHYGDEHFVRLTKEGIFPETKWVKGSNFCDIGIKVDERTNRVIVVGAIDNMIKGAAGQAVQNMNIMFGLDEKSGLEDVSIFPG, from the coding sequence ATGATAAAGGCAGGAGTTATTGGAGCTACAGGATACGTGGGAACTGAGCTGATAAGACTACTTGAAAAGCACAGCGACGTGGAGCTCAAGTATATAACGTCTAAATCCTATGTGGGGAAATCCTACGACGAGATATACGAAAACTACAGAGGTGTATTCGACATGGAGTGCCACGAGCAGGACATAGAGAAGATAGCCGACGAGGTGGATGTGATATTTATGGCGCTTCCGCATGGAATAGCCAGCAAAGAGATAGACGAGAAGATACTTGAAAAAGCGAAAGTCATAGACATAGGAGCCGACTACAGGATAAGCGACCAGGAAGTGTACGAGTCTTGGTACAACACTGAACACGGATCGCCTGAGCTTCTGAAAGAGGCTGTATACGGGCTATGCGAGCTTAAAAGAGAGGAAGTCAAGAAGACCAGAATAGTTGCAAACCCGGGATGCTATCCTACTTGCAGCATACTGTCGCTTTCGCCGATTCTGAAGGAAGGGCTTGTAGAGGAGGACTCGATCATAATAGATGCAAAGTCTGGCGTTACAGGCGCAGGAAGGTCTCTAAACATAGGGACTCACTACACAGAGTGCAACGAGTCTTTCAAGGCTTACGGAATAGCGTCTCACAGACATACTCCTGAGATAGAGGAGCAGCTTAGCGAGGTTTCAGGTTCAGACATAGTGCTTAACTTCACTCCGCATCTAGTGCCTATGAACAGGGGAATACTTGTGACTGCATATGCAAAGCTGAAGAGCCCTAAGAGCTACGAAGAGATAAAAGCCGTATACGAAAAGCACTACGGCGACGAGCACTTTGTAAGGCTTACAAAAGAGGGTATATTCCCTGAGACAAAGTGGGTCAAGGGATCTAACTTCTGCGACATAGGCATAAAGGTGGACGAGAGAACAAACAGAGTCATAGTAGTAGGTGCCATAGACAATATGATAAAGGGAGCGGCTGGACAGGCTGTTCAGAACATGAATATAATGTTTGGATTAGACGAGAAATCTGGGCTAGAAGACGTGTCTATATTCCCAGGTTAA
- the argJ gene encoding bifunctional glutamate N-acetyltransferase/amino-acid acetyltransferase ArgJ, whose product MNVVAGGITNAKGFKATGFFAGVRKKRNDVALIYSEVPAEVAGVFTKSTVKAAPVLWDMDIVAGGGKVKAVVVNSGNANACTGEQGMKDAEAMAEAVANAYGIEKREVIVSSTGVIGVPLPVEKIVKGIEENHMNIGDTKDDSLLAAEAIMTTDTFSKWVAVEVVIDGKTVSIGGIAKGSGMIHPNMGTMLGYITTDVNISGELLKKALKESTIDSYNMISVDGDTSTNDTVIVMANGMAENEKIESENEDYVAFKEALHFVNLNLAKQIVKDGEGAGKFLAVTVSGTAKKDDARVFAKSIINSSLVKTAFFGEDANWGRIVAAMGYTEIEFDMNKTSIYFKSDGGRVDLMKNGVPIEFSEEEAKEVLKAHEIDVMITLGEGSEEATAWGCDLSYDYVKINADYRT is encoded by the coding sequence ATGAACGTAGTGGCAGGTGGAATTACAAATGCAAAGGGCTTCAAGGCAACTGGCTTTTTTGCAGGGGTCAGAAAAAAGAGAAATGACGTGGCTTTGATATACTCGGAAGTTCCAGCCGAAGTGGCGGGAGTGTTCACTAAGAGCACGGTAAAAGCGGCTCCAGTGCTTTGGGACATGGACATAGTCGCTGGCGGAGGAAAAGTGAAGGCTGTAGTTGTAAATAGCGGAAACGCCAACGCATGCACAGGAGAGCAAGGGATGAAAGACGCCGAGGCTATGGCTGAAGCTGTGGCGAATGCATACGGAATAGAGAAGAGAGAAGTAATAGTCTCTTCGACAGGCGTGATAGGAGTTCCTCTTCCAGTGGAGAAGATAGTCAAGGGGATAGAGGAAAACCACATGAATATAGGCGATACAAAAGATGACAGCCTTCTGGCTGCCGAGGCCATAATGACTACAGACACTTTCTCAAAATGGGTGGCTGTAGAGGTAGTTATAGACGGAAAGACTGTCAGCATAGGCGGAATAGCCAAGGGGTCTGGAATGATCCACCCTAATATGGGGACTATGCTTGGATATATAACTACAGACGTGAATATATCGGGGGAGCTGCTTAAAAAAGCGCTTAAAGAGAGTACAATTGACTCTTACAATATGATATCTGTAGACGGAGACACAAGCACAAACGACACTGTGATAGTGATGGCCAACGGAATGGCTGAGAACGAAAAGATAGAGTCTGAAAACGAGGACTATGTGGCTTTCAAAGAGGCGCTTCACTTTGTGAATCTGAACCTTGCAAAGCAGATAGTGAAAGACGGAGAAGGCGCAGGCAAGTTCTTGGCTGTGACTGTATCGGGAACAGCTAAAAAAGACGACGCCAGAGTGTTCGCCAAGTCCATAATAAACTCAAGTCTTGTGAAGACAGCTTTCTTCGGAGAGGACGCCAACTGGGGCAGAATAGTTGCTGCTATGGGCTACACAGAGATAGAGTTCGACATGAACAAGACCTCAATCTACTTCAAGAGCGACGGAGGAAGAGTGGACCTTATGAAGAACGGAGTGCCTATAGAGTTCTCTGAAGAAGAGGCGAAAGAGGTGTTGAAGGCCCACGAGATAGACGTGATGATAACTCTTGGCGAGGGGTCTGAAGAGGCGACAGCATGGGGATGCGACCTGAGCTACGACTACGTCAAGATAAACGCAGACTACAGAACTTAG
- the argB gene encoding acetylglutamate kinase, which translates to MEQHINKAKVLIEAIPYIQSFRGKTVVVKYGGSAMVDSKIKEMMMQDIALFKLIGVNIVLVHGGGPFINKMLDRMSIEPKFIEGLRVTDSDTMEVVEMVLSGKINKEIVNDIQKLGLKATGISGKDGMTLRAEKLMKNGLDLGYVGSIVDVDTGLIDSLLDSGQIPVVAPVGRDSEGNTYNINADYAAVSIAAALKAQKLVFVTDVRGVMEDVENPDSLISLMSVAQAKDKIEEGIISGGMIPKVECCIDAVESGVETVHIIDGRVEHSMLLEIFTQDGIGTMFK; encoded by the coding sequence ATGGAACAGCATATAAACAAAGCCAAGGTGCTCATAGAGGCCATACCTTATATCCAGTCTTTCAGGGGAAAGACAGTAGTGGTGAAGTACGGCGGAAGCGCCATGGTGGACAGCAAAATAAAAGAGATGATGATGCAGGACATAGCCCTTTTCAAGCTGATAGGGGTGAATATAGTGCTTGTGCACGGCGGAGGGCCTTTTATAAACAAGATGCTCGACAGGATGAGCATAGAGCCTAAATTTATAGAGGGGCTGAGAGTCACAGATTCAGACACGATGGAAGTTGTGGAGATGGTGCTTTCAGGCAAGATAAACAAAGAGATAGTAAACGACATACAGAAGTTAGGGCTAAAAGCTACAGGTATAAGTGGAAAAGACGGAATGACGCTTAGGGCCGAAAAGCTTATGAAAAATGGCCTTGACCTGGGCTATGTGGGAAGTATAGTGGATGTGGACACCGGCCTTATAGACTCGCTTCTAGACTCAGGGCAGATACCTGTAGTTGCACCTGTGGGAAGGGATTCTGAAGGAAACACGTACAACATAAACGCAGACTATGCGGCTGTCTCTATAGCGGCGGCGCTTAAGGCCCAGAAGCTGGTCTTTGTGACAGACGTGCGAGGCGTAATGGAAGATGTGGAGAACCCTGACTCGCTTATAAGCCTTATGAGCGTAGCGCAGGCCAAAGACAAGATAGAAGAGGGTATTATTTCAGGCGGCATGATACCCAAAGTGGAATGCTGCATAGATGCAGTTGAGAGCGGAGTTGAGACTGTCCATATAATAGACGGAAGAGTCGAGCACAGCATGCTTCTAGAGATTTTCACTCAAGACGGAATAGGAACTATGTTTAAATAG
- a CDS encoding acetylornithine transaminase: protein MKEIIESGKNVIMNTYASFPIVLDRGEGCYVYDTDGKEYLDFVAGIAVNTLGYNNKKLEENIVAQFRKLHHCSNLYWTEPTIALAEKLTQNSAFDKVFFCNSGTEAIEAGLKLSRKYGNMKHGEERYEIITMENSFHGRTFGSVTATGQTKYQKGFGPLLPGVSHVKYNSIEDLKRAVTDKTCAIVVEAIQGEGGVCPAEQEFLENIRDICDEKDIVLVFDEVQTGIGRTGKLFAYEMYGVEPDIICMAKGLAGGIPMGAMMAKDRIASAFEPGNHASTFGGNPLACSAALTVLDELLENGLMENVKVLGERLKKGLEALKEKYSVVEDVRGMGLMQGIAVKPELVKGIVASAIENGLLLVGAGANVIRFVPPLVVGEAEIDKALEIMEKAIAENSK, encoded by the coding sequence ATGAAAGAGATAATAGAAAGCGGCAAAAACGTGATAATGAACACTTACGCATCTTTCCCGATAGTTTTAGACAGAGGGGAAGGCTGCTACGTATACGATACAGATGGAAAAGAGTATCTGGACTTTGTAGCTGGAATAGCTGTAAACACTCTAGGGTACAACAACAAGAAGCTGGAGGAGAATATAGTGGCCCAGTTTAGAAAGCTGCACCACTGCTCTAACCTCTACTGGACAGAGCCTACGATAGCTCTTGCCGAGAAGCTTACGCAGAACAGTGCTTTCGACAAGGTGTTCTTCTGTAACTCTGGAACAGAGGCTATAGAGGCGGGGCTTAAGCTCAGCAGAAAGTATGGGAATATGAAGCACGGCGAGGAGAGATACGAGATAATAACTATGGAGAACTCTTTCCATGGAAGGACTTTCGGATCTGTAACGGCTACAGGACAGACAAAGTACCAGAAGGGATTCGGACCGCTTCTTCCAGGAGTGAGCCATGTAAAGTACAACAGTATAGAAGACCTTAAGCGTGCTGTGACAGACAAGACCTGCGCCATAGTGGTAGAGGCGATACAGGGAGAGGGCGGAGTATGCCCGGCTGAGCAGGAGTTCCTTGAGAACATAAGAGATATCTGCGACGAGAAGGACATAGTGCTTGTGTTCGACGAAGTCCAGACTGGAATAGGCAGAACGGGAAAGTTGTTCGCATACGAGATGTACGGTGTAGAGCCTGATATAATCTGCATGGCTAAAGGGCTTGCGGGAGGAATCCCTATGGGGGCTATGATGGCCAAAGATAGAATTGCCTCAGCTTTCGAGCCAGGAAACCACGCTTCGACTTTCGGAGGAAATCCGCTTGCTTGCTCTGCTGCGCTTACAGTGCTTGATGAGCTGCTGGAGAACGGGCTTATGGAGAACGTAAAGGTGCTGGGAGAGAGGCTTAAAAAAGGCCTAGAGGCGTTGAAAGAGAAGTACAGTGTAGTGGAAGATGTAAGAGGAATGGGGCTTATGCAGGGGATAGCTGTAAAGCCTGAGCTGGTAAAAGGCATAGTTGCCTCAGCTATAGAGAACGGACTGCTGCTAGTTGGAGCTGGAGCTAACGTGATAAGATTCGTTCCGCCACTAGTGGTAGGAGAAGCTGAAATAGACAAGGCGCTTGAGATAATGGAAAAGGCGATAGCAGAAAACTCCAAGTAA
- a CDS encoding phosphatidylglycerophosphatase A family protein — translation MRDLVIQKLNDRGVRLEDIAEIVHDIQRNYIELSVEDCIDSIMEVLDKREVQYAILTGIQIDELAEKDLLDEPLLSIIKSDESLYGIDEVLAVSIAHIYGSIGFTNFGYLDKTKPGIIATVDSLDGTVGTFLDDIICALAAAAAAKLAHNGTK, via the coding sequence TTGAGAGATTTAGTAATCCAGAAACTCAACGACAGAGGTGTCCGTCTAGAGGATATAGCCGAGATAGTGCACGACATTCAGAGAAACTATATAGAGCTGAGCGTAGAGGACTGCATAGACAGCATTATGGAAGTTCTAGACAAGAGAGAGGTGCAGTACGCCATACTCACCGGAATCCAGATAGATGAGCTTGCAGAAAAAGACTTGCTTGATGAGCCACTGCTCTCCATAATTAAGAGCGATGAGTCCCTCTACGGTATAGACGAGGTGCTGGCGGTGAGCATAGCCCATATCTACGGCTCTATAGGCTTTACCAACTTTGGATATCTGGACAAGACAAAGCCTGGTATAATAGCCACTGTGGACAGCCTTGACGGGACTGTGGGAACTTTCCTAGACGACATCATCTGCGCACTGGCCGCTGCGGCAGCCGCAAAACTGGCCCATAACGGCACAAAATAA
- a CDS encoding nucleoside triphosphate pyrophosphohydrolase family protein → MEFKEYQNLAKRTANDNNEERYKLANYSMGLSGEAGEVTDYVKKVVFHGHEMDNQKLKDELGDVLWYIANLAAVRGIELEEIASHNIEKLKKRYPEGFSEERSKERVEK, encoded by the coding sequence ATGGAATTCAAAGAATATCAGAACTTGGCAAAGAGGACGGCCAACGACAACAACGAAGAGAGATACAAGCTTGCAAACTACTCTATGGGGCTTTCAGGAGAAGCGGGAGAGGTCACCGACTATGTGAAGAAAGTGGTGTTTCACGGCCACGAGATGGACAATCAGAAGCTAAAAGACGAACTGGGGGACGTGCTATGGTATATAGCCAATTTGGCCGCTGTAAGAGGCATAGAGCTTGAGGAGATAGCCTCTCACAATATAGAAAAGCTCAAAAAGAGGTATCCGGAGGGCTTCAGCGAAGAGAGGAGCAAAGAGAGAGTTGAGAAGTAG